The DNA sequence TGAACAGACCGACAGAAGCAGCCAAAATGGCGGACGCAGAAGGTTTTCCCACCCGGGTCACACCTCCTAGCACGCAGGCGCGATGAcctcctttccccacctcctcTGCCCTGGAGCTTGCTGGGAAATCTGGAGGCCCGCCCAGCTGGCGGAGAGCGTGAGGAGGGCGGTAGGCTCCGCACGTCCTTGCGGTGCATGCAGAAGGGTCTGGAGGTGccgggggagaggggagggtatTCGTAACTTCGTTTCCCATTGCCTGCACATCAAAAATAgcctttctgctttcattctttggGTAGACTCTCCCAGACTGATCACAGTTTGAACCAGCAGTGCTAAATGCAGGTATTCGAAAATTGGTCGTGGAGGAAGTGCCTCAACAGCAGACGCGGAAGGGAAATGAAGGCTTCACCTTAGTGGGAACTTCtgaacagagagggagagggctTAATGGAGTCTTAAGGTGTGAAAGAGCTTGACTAATTAAATGGGCCGGCTGGGGTATCGGTGATTTATTACTTAAGATGAGCCTGGAAAGTAGTCAGGTCCGAAATGCCATATTTGCACTGCCAAAGAAGCATTTGAAGgttgaaatgtgtttttatttcgaTTGGGTCCATGCAATGCAGGGTTCACGCCTGTATTAGTCACCTTGGGATAGGGAACAGTTCAGGGACACTGATTTCCTGGAGCGGGCTTCAAGCTAATACTTAGTGTGTGACTCATTGAACTTCCCATTACCAGAAATCCTCAAATCTTAGAAGCTGAAGAGTATCTGGCAAAGTTGCTagagaactgctgcagcaggcgagGTCAGACCAGTTAGATACCCAGTAGGGCTAATCCCACACACGGACGTAAGTCATTTCATTCACAGTAGAACTAGCAGTAAAAGCTATTTTGAAAATGGCATTGCATTGGTAGTCTATACAATTTTTCACATATAAGCCATTTTTAcccatgattattttttattatccctCTCCAtgtcctgaattccatccttacCATTCTTTGCACCTTGAATCGTTGAATTATATGTGCAGTAGCTTTGCTCTTTAAAGAGTATTTACCCAGATATTTTACCATTTTCAGCTTGCTCTTCTTTAATTCTACCTGTTAGGTAGGAGTCGAGTAAGGCTTCCCTGTGAAAAAATCTAGGACGAATGCTTGGGTTTTGTTGCTGCTGTCTTGTAAGCCCCCCTCTCCTTTTCCCTGAGTCATAAATAAGGTTTTCATAGTCAAATCCtggaatttcctcaaaatctGTGATGTCTCTTCAAAAGTTAACTGAGAAAATTCTATCTACAGGAAGCAGTTTTGGAATATGGTTAGTTTTTTAACCTTAACTTTTTCTTAAAGTAAAACTAAGAACAAACTTCGAATTCAaattcataaaaacataaaaatatttagtgaTAACCTTCAAGCTTCATTACCTCCAAGAGGTCTTTCTTTCAACTGTCTTTAGgtattaaaaggtaaaaaaattttcTAACTTCAGGAGTTAATTTTAACTTAGCTACTAACTTGGGTTTCCACATCTCTGGTTTCACATCCAAAAGTCTTCACAGCAATATTATTTGCTGAGCTGTTGTAAATTTCTCCTGTAAGTAATATACTATTTTCCCCTTGGGGGAAGAAAATTTCTGGTCTTTGAAACAAACTAGTTTCCACCAGAAGCTGGGTACCTGAATAGACGAGCCAGCAATATAGTTGGGCAAATGTTGTGGTCTTTTTGGCTGACAACAAATAAATACCTATTTTTAAGATGTGGTGTATACTATTCTGAGTCAACATTTATCTGAGTCATATACTAATTATGCACTTACAGATAACAGTTGGACCACACATGACTCGATTGCctgaactcaaaaataaaattccaataaACCTGATAGAACACAACTTTTTGCTAAATCCAGATCCCATTTAACAGATGTACCCTATGAATGACAGCTATGCAGGAACATATCCTACTAAGGAGAATTTTACTGCTAGTTCTACTGTTAATGAAATGATGTCCGTATGTGAGATTGGCCCTACTGAGTGTCTATCTAGTCTGACCtcacctgctgcagcagttctctAGCAACCTTGCCAGATACTCTTCAGCTTCTAAGATTTGAGGATTTCTGGTAATGGGAAGTTCAATGAGTCACAATACTAAGTATTAGCTTAAAGCTCACTCCAGGGAATCAGTGCCCCTGACCTGTTCCCTACCAGAGactagatgatgatgatgatgattttattcatcttacccaatgtatatgcatattactattgtcaaaatgctTCTTCCCcccaaaaataactaaaaataatcatttacCTTGCAAAGTAATTCTATAAAGGAATATGTAGAGTGAAATGACTCACATCTTCATATATGTAAGACATTCTCTATTGACACATttacatctttttaattttttagaaatacaacATAGATTTATGTATTTGCCACCCAGATttaacaaatgttaacattttatgattgtttctgattgttttttaaataaaaactttcatCAGGAGCTCCATCCTACTCCAGATCCTGAATTTGATGTATAGTTTTCTCGTGCATCACAGATCAATAACCATATATGTAGTATGTTTACATTTTATACTGTTTTTAACCCTTGTTCCTCTTTAGCACTCTTTGGGTGGTGTGAGTTCAGTAAGATGTTTCCCAGTGGAAAAATCTGGTTTCCAAGCTAATTCAAATCTGCTCTCCCTTTGCCTGAATCATAAATAAGGTTTTAGCATTCAAATTCTGAAGATGATTAAATTAATGTCATGTAGCAACTTCTAACATATGAAGTTGCAATTGCTTCATTAGGATTCTTTTCAGGATGCAGTTTTCACCTACAGCTGCCTACTCCAAGTGTAGGGTTCCATCACCTCTAACATGCTGGGAGAAATGTGCTCATACTTCATCACTTTCCCAAAATACACACTAGTAAAAGGATACAGGACCACAAGGCTTTCCAATTTGCTTACTTGCTCTGTAAGCTCTGACTAAACATGGTTTCTGTTCCAACTTGTTGGAAACTAGCAAAAGCTGTGTCAGGACAAGCTTCCAAGGAATGGTGTAGAAAGGATATGTGACTGACAGGTTGCTGAATGGACAAGAAGTCATAAAGTTGAGAACCAACAACTGACTCAGCAAATTAGTTGGGTGGTTTGCTTATTTGTACATGAGTCCGGGAGGCTCAAACTAGCTTACAAATTATAAAGTGACTCACAGTTTGCAATCTAATCAGCCATCAGTTGCCTGTAAAAAGGAACCAGAAAGCATAGTACAATTGTTTTACTCTTTGTTCACAAATTTTGGGTTAAGGTTTTTTTTCAATAACATTGCTaaagaaaatatagaaggaaaagaTATTTGCTAACATTAATTTTGCGTTTAAAATGAGACTATATGGcattatttaaagaattaaagtataaaaatgtatatctCTTTAACCTACACATATTTTTACATGGTTTTCAGACATACTGAGAATTGAATGCACAAAAATCTTGCTCAGTTGTGAAAGATAAAACCTTTTGGTCAGTACAATGTCTTTGATGGGCAAAAACTAGTTATTTACAACTTCCAAACAAATTCTAAACTTCCCAGCGACCCTATATTATTAGTTTTACATTACAGATACagaactgaggcatagagaggttaatttgccaaaaaatgaaaacagctaaAAAGTGGTGAGCAGGAATGGTTCTTTGAACTTGGCACTTTGACCTTGCTTACAGCCTCAGAAACTGCCCAAGCCTGTTAGGTTTGGAGAGGTCATGTAACTCGCCCTGAGCCACCGACAACGCCAGACAAGTCGTCCAGGCCCTCCAGGTGACCTGCAAAGCCTCATGGCTTTTGTGGACCCGCAGATCCACAAAAGGATCATTAGATCTGAATCAGAAGACCTCATCTGAAACCCAACTTTCCCAACTATGTGATCCTGAGCCTGTCATGTCACTTACCAGGATTCTTTTTTCCTCACAGGGTTGAGTCTTTACTCTGATGGTGCATGTAAACAGCCTTTAGGAACTGTCTTTTCATTATGAGGTATAATATGTCACCTTGGATGGTTAGCTTTGagcttcatctgtaaatggaggATGATAATCACCGCAGTAATGCGGTCACggtgaaaataaaatgaggcaATGTAGATAACCGTATATTGCATTAACCTGCAGTGCCTGGAACACGGAACTCAATCAAAATACTAGTTAGGCAGCAAGACACTTCATTTCCAGTTTTCTGGCTTATGTAGGAAGATTTTACTAAATCTCTTGATGAGTGTCGCTGGGGAAGGCGTCTGAAGTAAACGCTCAGAATACAAAGAGGTGGATACACCCACCTTTCCCCCCAGCTTGTAGTCATTTTCTTCCTAACCACACGTACCGGACCGGAGACTGAGTCCCAGGAACCCGGAGTACCTGGCCGTAACTGCGATTCTGAGTTACCTCCAGGCCGCGGTCAGCGGGCCAAGGCGGCCCGCGCCTCAGCCCGCTAGGGGGCGCTCGGTCGGGCGCCGACTCCGAGAGAGACGCAGCAGGAGGAAGGCGGAGCACGGCCCGGCAAGATGGCGGCGTCCGCGTTGTTACGCCCTTTCTCCAGGCTGTTGGTCCCGGCCAGGTTCCCGAACGACTGTGAGTGCTCCTTGTCACGCGGGCCGACCCGACCTCTCTGCCTGGCCGTCCCAGGGCGAACCCAGCCCACGGGGCAGGGGTCGGCTGCCACCCAGGCTGGTCCTTCAGTAACCTGCGCGCGCCCGTGTCCCGGAACCCACCACGCCCGCCGCCTCCCCGATTCTCGACTCCCTGTCACTCGCCGCCGACCCTCCAAATGCCACCCAACCCCTCTAGGTCTCTGCGAATGGACTTTGGGTCCTCCTGCCCCCACTCTGCAGGTTGGGTCCTGCAGACGCTTCAAACCCGCCCGCCCCGCGCCGTCTGCGGGCCCGCAGAAGCCCGAGGCCGTGCAGGCTGCCTGGAGGGCCGGACGACGGGCCTAGCGCCGCTCGGGGCGAGTGACGTGACCTCCCCGAACCTCTGTGTCCTTGGCTGTTTGAAGTGGGGGGTTGAAGGGAAATTAAATTCAGTAATATACACATAAGCGTTAGGTTACAGATTTACAGACTCTTCCCTGACCCCTTTTAGCTTCCGTGCGGTTAAAGTTCTACGTTCGGGAGCCGCGACATGACAAACCTGACTGGCTCAAAGTTGGACTGGCCTTGGGCACCTCCGCCTTCCTGTGGATCTATGTAAGTCTTTCCTCCCTTCTGTTGTGCGACCCCAGCACAGCGGAGAGGAATACCCTTGTGAGAGTGAAATGTTTCTGAGCTCATCTCCCTTGCAATAGGATATTTATGTAATTGCTAATAACCTATTTCTCCGCGAGGGAAATCCcaagggagaaaaacaaatattaagaTTTCAACGGCATTGAGAAAATACGATGTCGCAGAAATTTCTGTCATTCATTGTTACTTAGCATGGTTTTGCGATGAATGGCAGTTTAAATATTGATTGGCCTTTATTAATGAGGATGGAGACTAGTTGGGGATTTATGAAGGCACCTTTTTCAAAAAGCCACTGAGACAAACCATCAGTGATCAAGCTATACAAATTAAATTCCACTAGACTTACAAGCCGTAAGATTTGTAATCAATATTTGTATGCATACTGGGTTGGAAATTGTACGTGGTATGTaccagcttttttaaaaaatctttacagTATGCTAAATGTTTCACATGTAAAATTTCATTTAGTCTTTTCAACAACACTGTGTGGTAGCTGCTGTTATCACTgaccttttacagatgaagaaaacacTTGGAGAAGTTAGTTTGCTGAACTCAATTCTCCTTGATCCCAGAGCTACACTGTAGACCACCGAAATACTgcctatgtttttaaaaagtggaccCAAAgtatttaaaatctttgtttctCATGGGTTTGGGATTTCTCCACTGTCACCCACCTCCAGATCTCTTTAGTTTGGATTTTCTCATGAAAACAGGTTCATTGACATGGGAAAGAATAAGAAATGTTGAAAAAGTCACAACTTAACAGTAACTGATCCTTTCTTAGTAATATTTGTTATAATGAAATTTTATATGTTCCTAAAGTTTTTCTAAATGGAAGTTTAATTTGAAATTGTATCTTTGATTGAAGCAGATGTCACCCTATATCTGCCATTGTTCCAGTTGCATATTCTGTCTGACAGTGATTCTAAGTGGCTGTCCTCCATAACATCTAATTAATACACTATAGTTGGGG is a window from the Manis javanica isolate MJ-LG chromosome 5, MJ_LKY, whole genome shotgun sequence genome containing:
- the NDUFC1 gene encoding NADH dehydrogenase [ubiquinone] 1 subunit C1, mitochondrial, translated to MAASALLRPFSRLLVPARFPNDSSVRLKFYVREPRHDKPDWLKVGLALGTSAFLWIYLIKQHNEDVLEYKRRNGLE